One Aspergillus oryzae RIB40 DNA, chromosome 2 genomic window carries:
- a CDS encoding putative filament-forming protein (Tpr/p270) (uncharacterized conserved coiled-coil protein): protein MASVTIELPYLSSHYSIAESTLTTLTQAPTVELVNQLLEAITKKAREYDDLKSDKLRLEVELENAVRSSESKVKVLKSSVEKGHAEVEESRKKLHESENIRSSLESEIASLKSSSTSNESEVSSLKSRISSLEASNRDTLALLESKSAAYDKLAEELSTQHKKTIELRRELSSAEQNLQAANSASASARFREQSLQQDLDLTKKNNEWFETELKTKSAEYLKFRKEKSARIAELQRENEEASATIDSLRRSENALKSRLDEVEQRYEESLSSIQQLKEEAIQTAESFRIELDSANRLAELQGNAAETAKQRVQECQLALEKARDDAAEEISRLRVEVETEHSDKEAAERRIAELELTVSQLESEGVAGRRSMSPAPGLNGGPSTPVRPGTPVGTFSPRASRGKGGLTLTQMYTEYDKMRTLLAAEQKTSQELRSTLDEMVQDLEASKPEIDELRADHARLENAVVEMSNILETAGKERDDATKEARKWQGQVEGLAREGDILRQQLRDLSAQVKVLVLEIAVLKEGEGSYDREELEKIARKEVEDAAAELTPTGRFISQNLMTFKDLHELQEQNVTLRRMLRELGDKMEGAEAREKDAVRQQEQEELKELRIRVQTYRDEIANLVAQTKSYVKERDTFRSMLTRRRQTVGDSSAFSQSLPLGAAPPGAADEHMKDAPDYAELLRKVQAHFDSFREESATDHSALKQQVNELSRKNSELMSEISRSSSQLGAATQRAELLQSNFNMLKSENAELQKRYAALFENANRQDIKTQQAAEDLVETKGLVESLQRENANLKAEKELWKNIERRLIEDNETLRNERSRLDSLNANLQTILNEREHTDSESRRRLQLNVESLESELQSTKRKLNDEVEESKKAALRREYEHEQSQKRIDDLVTSLGSTREELVSIKTTRDHLQSRVDELTVELRSAEERLQVMQSRPSVSAAPTEAPTTMEDGAQESGLTREQELGIQVAELKRDLDLAKGELEHAKEQVEDYRAISQGAEERLESVTETHEQYREETERLVEEKDKKIQDLEKRIEEISSELSTTNSELSKLRDEQGDVARRLEEQKSHLEAEITRLKDENERQLAAAQYHQADLKAQAEISQHAQQNYESELVKHAEAAKNLQLVRSEANQLKLELVESRAQADTYKKDLTQKEESWNELKDRYESELSELQKRREEVLHQNSLLHSQLENITNQISALQRDRANIAETEDEAESSAPNLEGLQEVIKFLRREKEIVDVQYHLSTQESKRLRQQLEYTQSQLDEARLKLEQQRRAAADSEHTALSHNKLMETLNELNLFRESSVTLRNQVKQAETALSEKSARVDELVQQMEPLETRIRELENVVETKDGEMKLLQADRDRWQQRTQNILQKYDRVDPAEMEGLKEKLETLQKERDEAVSSRDTLQEQAAAFPEQLKHAEERVQELRAKLTEQFKARSKELTGRINAKQLELNTVVQEKEVIQEELKTTKEELSGLKAKLAEKPAAPAVEEKPAGSGVDSTPASQFPGPTTQLPVPSDDERVKALEEKVQRLEAALAEKEAALAEKDAAIAAKDAEHETKAKERIEKLKETFNNKMAEVRTAHRQEIEKLRTNQQAASQPQEPGTPVSKPNQAPATPAKTEGELPQLTDEQAKALVAKNETIRTIIRNNIRTMLAKEREKQGAQPSAGVSQETLASMEQKFNEEKEAIKKAHEEGVEERIKSAVELSDKKTLVKISMLDTRCRNAQAKIDVVQKAATETPQKPVVEVWEIAKTTKAPPQTQKLASAASPAQVASPAPAPTPTPTPAAGVVPTPSPAPAPTPVPTPAPVNQQQGPAATGSVVTATQAKGPAPAEVQGQGNVQQKQEQQPPQQSTEGTAPPAANAPVNPFGQSQNKQPTSLPSKPPAGANSGVLRALQSGLPVARGGRTGGRGGHQQQNPFGGQAQQQEQPQQNQGQPQQQQQGQPSQRGTGLPRGRGGRGGHGRGGHQNVQTANLPQGQGQSSPRGNLNAQARQFVPQGNKRARDDGGEGGNEGAGKRMRGGGHARGS, encoded by the exons ATGGCTTCCGTTACGATTGAATTGCCTTACCTGTCCTCTCATTACTCCATCGCGGAGTCAACGCTTACTACTCTTACCCAAGCTCCTACCGTTGAATTAGTGAATCAACTCCTAGAAGCGATCACAAAGAAGGCCCGGGAATACGATGATCTGAAGTCCGATAAGCTTCGCCTGGAGGTAGAGCTTGAAAACGCGGTTCGCAGCAGTGAgtccaaggtcaaggtctTGAAGAGCTCTGTCGAGAAGGGCCATGCAGAAGTTGAGGAATCTAGGAAGAAATTACATGAATCTG AAAATATCCGATCCAGCCTGGAATCCGAGATCGCCTCCTTGAaatcttcttctacctccaATGAATCCGAAGTTAGCTCTTTGAAATCCCGCATCTCCTCTCTTGAAGCCTCAAACAGGGACACACTAGCACTTCTTGAGTCAAAGTCTGCAGCATACGATAAGCTAGCGGAGGAGCTGTCGACGCAACACAAGAAAACCATTGAATTGAGACGTGAactttcttctgctgagCAGAACCTTCAGGCTGCAAACTCGGCATCCGCGAGTGCCCGTTTCCGCGAACAGAGTCTCCAACAGGACTTGGAtttgacaaagaagaacaacgaaTGGTTTGAAACAGAACTGAAGACGAAGTCTGCCGAGTACCTAAAGTTCCGAAAGGAAAAGAGTGCTAGGATCGCTGAGCTTCAGCGCGAGAATGAGGAGGCTAGTGCGACCATCGACTCCTTGAGACGCAGCGAAAATGCCCTTAAGAGCCGGCTCGATGAGGTGGAGCAGCGATATGAAGAGTCGCTTTCGAGCATCCAACAGCTGAAGGAGGAGGCCATCCAAACGGCTGAATCGTTCAGAATCGAATTGGACAGTGCGAACAGACTCGCCGAACTGCAAGGAAATGCCGCGGAAACCGCCAAACAACGAGTGCAGGAATGTCAATTGGCCTTAGAAAAAGCGAGGGACGATGCGGCAGAGGAGATATCCCGACTCCGTGTGGAGGTTGAAACGGAACATTCTGACAAAGAAGCCGCCGAGCGCCGCATCGCTGAACTTGAGCTCACAGTGAGCCAACTTGAGTCTGAGGGtgtcgctggaaggaggtcCATGAGCCCAGCACCAGGCTTAAACGGAGGGCCTAGCACACCTGTTCGTCCTGGTACCCCGGTTGGTACTTTTTCGCCTAGAGCCTCTCGAGGCAAGGGTGGCCTCACTCTCACGCAAATGTATACGGAATATGACAAGATGCGAACACTACTGGCCGCGGAACAAAAGACGAGCCAAGAACTCCGGTCAACTTTGGACGAGATGGTTCAGGACCTTGAAGCAAGTAAGCCTGAGATAGACGAGCTGCGCGCTGATCACGCAAGACTCGAGAATGCTGTTGTCGAAATGTCTAACATTCTCGAAactgctggaaaggagagggaTGACGCAACGAAGGAAGCAAGGAAATGGCAAGGTCAGGTGGAGGGCTTAGCTCGTGAAGGGGATATTCTGCGCCAGCAGCTCAGAGATCTGAGTGCACAGGTGAAGGTTTTGGTGTTGGAAATCGCCGTTTTgaaggaaggtgaaggtAGCTACGACAGggaagagcttgagaagaTAGCTCGAAAGGAGGTCGAGGATGCCGCTGCAGAGCTCACCCCTACGGGCCGCTTCATTAGCCAGAACCTGATGACGTTTAAGGACCTCCATGAACTTCAGGAACAGAACGTGACCCTCCGACGAATGTTGAGAGAACTCGGTGATAAGATGGAGGGCGCTGAGGCTCGGGAGAAGGATGCTGTCCGTCAACAAGAGCAGGAAGAACTGAAGGAGTTGAGGATCAGAGTGCAGACATATCGCGATGAGATTGCAAATCTTGTAGCTCAGACGAAGAGCTACGTGAAGGAACGTGACACTTTCCGGAGTATGCTCACACGTCGGCGTCAGACTGTCGGTGattcttctgctttctctcAGTCTCTCCCACTCGGCGCCGCACCGCCTGGTGCTGCCGATGAGCATATGAAGGACGCACCTGATTATGCCGAGCTACTCCGCAAGGTGCAAGCACACTTTGACAGCTTCCGCGAAGAGTCTGCCACTGATCATTCCGCCCTCAAGCAACAAGTAAATGAGTtgtcgaggaagaacagTGAGTTGATGAGTGAGATTAGCCGGTCCAGCAGTCAGCTGGGTGCTGCTACCCAGAGGGCGGAACTATTGCAAAGTAATTTCAACATGCTTAAGAGCGAAAACGCCGAACTCCAGAAACGCTATGCTGCGCTGTTTGAGAATGCCAACCGTCAAGACATAAAGACACAGCAAGCAGCTGAAGATTTAGTGGAAACCAAGGGTCTTGTTGAAAGCCTCCAACGGGAGAACGCAAAcctgaaggctgagaaggaactttggaagaatatcgagAGAAGATTAATTGAAGACAACGAGACATTACGGAATGAGAGAAGCAGGCTTGACTCCCTCAATGCTAACTTGCAGACAATTCTAAATGAACGCGAGCACACTGATTCAGAGAGCCGTCGTCGCCTGCAGCTCAACGTTGAATCACTTGAGTCCGAGTTGCAATCTACTAAACGGAAACTCAACGATGAGGTTGAAGAATCGAAGAAGGCGGCCCTGCGGAGAGAGTATGAGCATGAGCAAAGTCAGAAACGGATTGATGATTTGGTGACAAGCTTGGGATCGACTAGGGAAGAACTCGTTAGTATCAAGACAACTAGAGACCATTTGCAGTCTAGGGTGGATGAGTTGACTGTTGAGCTCCGGAGTGCTGAGGAGCGCCTGCAAGTAATGCAGTCGAGACCTAGCGTGTCCGCTGCCCCAACTGAGGCGCCTACAACTATGGAAGATGGTGCACAAGAGTCTGGTTTGACACGTGAGCAGGAGTTGGGTATCCAAGTTGCTGAGTTAAAGCGTGATCTTGACTTGGCGAAGGGTGAGCTAGAGCATGCTAAGGAACAGGTGGAGGACTATAGGGCAATCAGTCAGGGGGCTGAGGAACGCTTGGAGTCTGTCACCGAGACACACGAACAGTATCGTGAGGAAACAGAACGTCttgttgaagagaaggataagaagattCAGGACCTTGAAAAACGGATTGAAGAAATCTCGTCCGAGCTTTCTACTACCAATAGTGAACTATCTAAACTCCGCGACGAGCAAGGAGATGTTGCCCGCCGCCTTGAGGAGCAAAAGTCTCACCTGGAAGCTGAGATCACAAGACTGAAGGACGAGAATGAACGCCAGCTTGCCGCAGCCCAATACCATCAAGCAGACCTGAAGGCTCAGGCAGAAATTTCACAGCACGCCCAGCAAAACTATGAAAGCGAATTGGTCAAGCATGCCGAGGCTGCGAAGAACCTACAGCTAGTTCGCTCAGAAGCTAACCAGTTGAAGCTTGAGCTTGTTGAATCCCGCGCCCAAGCCGACACGTACAAGAAAGATCTGACacaaaaagaggaaagtTGGAATGAGCTGAAAGACAGGTATGAAAGTGAACTATCTGAGCTGCAGAAACGCCGTGAGGAGGTCTTGCACCAGAATTCCTTGCTTCACTCACAGCTTGAGAATATTACGAACCAAATCTCTGCTTTACAGCGGGACCGTGCCAACATTGCTGAGACCGAAGACGAAGCCGAAAGCTCTGCACCCAActtggaaggtcttcaaGAGGTTATCAAATTCCTGCGTCGTGAGAAGGAAATTGTTGATGTTCAGTATCATCTCTCAACACAAGAAAGTAAACGTTTGCGCCAGCAGCTCGAATATACGCAATCTCAACTGGACGAGGCGAGGCTGAAACTTGAACAGCAACGTCGCGCTGCTGCTGACAGCGAGCATACCGCTCTGAGCCACAACAAACTCATGGAGACCTTGAACGAACTTAATCTTTTCCGGGAAAGCAGTGTTACGTTGCGTAATCAGGTCAAGCAAGCGGAAACCGCCCTTTCAGAGAAGTCTGCAcgtgttgatgagcttgtgCAACAGATGGAGCCCCTGGAAACGCGGATAAGGGAACTTGAGAATGTAGTGGAGACGAAAGATGGGGAGATGAAGCTTTTACAAGCAGACCGTGACAGGTGGCAACAGCGAACCCAGAATATTCTCCAGAAATACGATCGTGTTGACCCAGCTGAGATGGAAGGGTTGAAGGAGAAACTGGAGACTCTGCAGAAAGAGCGGGACGAAGCCGTGTCATCTCGCGACACCTTACAGGAACAAGCAGCTGCGTTCCCAGAGCAACTGAAGCACGCAGAGGAGAGGGTGCAGGAATTGCGTGCAAAGCTTACGGAACAGTTCAAGGCTAGGTCTAAGGAACTTACTGGCCGTATTAACGCTAAGCAGCTGGAGTTGAATACGGTGgtgcaggagaaggaagtcATTCaagaggaattgaagaccaccaaggaagagttGAGCGGGTTGAAAGCCAAGTTGGCTGAGAAGCCAGCTGCACCAGCTGTTGAAGAAAAACCAGCCGGCTCTGGTGTAGACTCGACGCCCGCATCTCAGTTCCCTGGACCGACCACTCAACTGCCTGTTCCTAGCGATGATGAAAGAGTAAAGGCACTTGAAGAGAAGGTGCAACGCCTGGAAGCTGCTCTTGCCGAAAAGGAGGCTGCTTTGGCGGAGAAGGATGCCGCTATAGCCGCTAAGGATGCCGAGCACGAGACGAAAGCTAAAGAACGTATagagaaattgaaggagaCTTTCAACAACAAGATGGCTGAAGTCAGGACGGCCCACCGacaagagatagaaaagttGAGGACTAATCAACAGGCCGCATCACAACCGCAAGAACCTGGAACCCCTGTGTCGAAACCAAACCAGGCCCCCGCAACTCCTGCAAAGACGGAAGGAGAACTACCGCAACTCACCGATGAGCAAGCTAAAGCACTGGTTGCTAAGAACGAAACCATTCGGACCATTATTCGAAACAATATCCGGACCATGCTTGCtaaggagagagagaaacaggGGGCTCAGCCTTCGGCAGGTGTGAGCCAGGAAACCTTGGCTTCCATGGAGCAAAAGTTcaatgaggagaaggaagccatCAAGAAGGCTCACGAGGAAGGTGTTGAAGAGAGAATCAAATCAGCCGTCGAGCTATCTGATAAGAAAACGTTGGTCAAGATCAGTATGCTTGATACACGGTGTAGAAATGCGCAGGCGAAGATCGACGTTGTTCAGAAGGCGGCCACCGAGACTCCTCAGAAGCCTGTTGTTGAGGTGTGGGAAATAGCGAAGACAACTAAGGCTCCGCCTCAAACCCAAAAGCTTGCATCGGCTGCATCGCCCGCACAAGTAGCGTCACCAGCGCCCGCGCCAACACCTACGCCAACACCAGCGGCAGGAGTGGTACCGACCCCATCACCGGCTCCAGCACCGACACCAGTGCCCACTCCAGCGCCTGTCAACCAGCAGCAAGGCCCAGCAGCAACCGGCTCTGTAGTGACGGCCACTCAAGCCAAGGGACCTGCCCCAGCCGAAGTTCAGGGCCAAGGAAATGTACAGCAAAAGCAAGAAcagcaaccaccacaacaaaGTACCGAAGGCacagcaccaccagcagcgAATGCGCCTGTGAATCCCTTTGGACAAAGTCAGAATAAACAGCCTACATCGCTACCAAGTAAACCTCCTGCTGGCGCTAACAGTGGAGTTCTTAGAGCTCTCCAGTCTGGGTTGCCGGTTGCACGGGGAGGTCGAACAGGCGGGCGTGGTGGCCATCAGCAACAGAACCCATTTGGTGGGCAGGCTCAGCAACAAGAGCAACCGCAGCAAAACCAGGGCCagcctcaacaacaacagcaaggCCAGCCATCCCAACGTGGCACCGGTCTCCCTCGAGGCCGCGGAGGCCGCGGGGGTCATGGCCGAGGTGGCCATCAGAATGTCCAGACTGCAAACCTGCCCCAGGGACAAGGGCAGTCTAGCCCACGTGGAAACCTGAATGCTCAAGCTCGCCAGTTCGTTCCTCAGGGAAACAAGCGGGCCCGAGacgatggtggagagggtgGTAATGAAGGAGCTGGAAAGAGAATGAGAGGTGGTGGTCACGCAAGAGGTTCTTAA
- a CDS encoding transcription factor TFIIE subunit TFA2 (transcription initiation factor IIE, beta subunit) translates to MSHLQQQLKSFNAGVVAAAARMPQQRRFVHNNSASSSQVPSSTSTPTPSGDVKRKRQDADIVYSQPANTGTGKDIMTQVIFAIEHMKNKGIPLRFTDIVSYLSLQHRANDQGYVQALRSILQMHEKVLYDPSGANGEGTFSFRPPHNIRTAEQLLQKLQSQSTAAGMSVRELREGWPNVEDTINQLEKEGKLLVTRNKKDDHAKMVWANDPSLIQHFDDEFRQIWEKIRVPDQQAVKEELEKAGITPTNKNKVTKARPKIEHKKVKKPRRSGKTTNTHMMGVLRDYSHLKR, encoded by the coding sequence ATGTcgcatcttcagcagcaaCTTAAAAGCTTCAACGCTGGCGTCGTGGCTGCTGCGGCTCGCATGCCGCAGCAGAGACGGTTCGTCCATAACAACTCTGCCAGTAGTTCACAAGTaccatcttcgacctctACACCCACCCCGAGCGGCGATGTCAAGCGGAAAAGGCAGGATGCAGATATTGTCTACTCGCAGCCTGCCAATACTGGCACAGGCAAGGATATTATGACACAGGTCATCTTCGCAATCGAGCATATGAAAAACAAGGGCATTCCTCTCAGGTTCACAGATATTGTCTCCtacctttctcttcaacatcggGCGAATGATCAGGGTTATGTCCAGGCACTACGGAGCATCCTTCAGATGCACGAGAAGGTCTTGTACGATCCTAGTGGAGCAAACGGAGAAGGCACATTCAGCTTTCGCCCACCACATAATATCCGCACTGCTGAGCAGTTGCTCCAGAAACTCCAGTCGCAGTCTACCGCTGCTGGAATGAGTGTTCGTGAGCTGCGGGAAGGCTGGCCAAATGTGGAAGACACTATCAATCAActtgagaaagaaggaaaacttCTTGTTACTCGCAACAAAAAGGACGACCATGCGAAGATGGTGTGGGCCAATGATCCATCCTTGATACAACACTTCGATGACGAGTTCCGTCAGATTTGGGAGAAGATCAGAGTTCCCGACCAGCAGGCTGTCaaagaggaattggagaAGGCCGGGATTACACCCACGAACAAAAACAAGGTCACCAAAGCTCGGCCCAAAATCGAACAcaaaaaggtcaagaagcCTCGTCGCAGCGGCAAAACGACTAACACCCATATGATGGGTGTCTTGAGAGATTACTCTCATCTCAAACGATGA